A window from Gallus gallus isolate bGalGal1 chromosome 7, bGalGal1.mat.broiler.GRCg7b, whole genome shotgun sequence encodes these proteins:
- the RPRM gene encoding protein reprimo, producing MNGSAGGGTAAAGLVAGAGSAALELERALRCCTAASAVTDGGGGGGAAAAAADERSLYIMRVVQIAVMCVLALTVVFGIFFLGCNLLIKSEGMINFLVKDRRPSKEVEAVVVGPY from the coding sequence ATGAACGGCTCTGCGGGCGGCGgcacggcggcggcggggctggTGGCGGGCGCCGGGAGCGCGGCGCTGGAGCTGGAGCGGGCGCTGCGCTGCTGCACGGCCGCCTCCGCGGTGAccgacggcggcggcggcggaggagcggcggcggcggcggcggacgAGCGGAGCCTCTACATCATGCGGGTGGTGCAGATCGCCGTGATGTGCGTCCTGGCTCTCACCGTCGTTTTCGGCATCTTCTTCCTCGGCTGCAACCTGCTCATCAAGTCCGAGGGCATGATCAACTTTCTGGTGAAGGACCGGCGGCCGTCCAAGGAGGTGGAGGCGGTGGTGGTGGGACCGTACTGa